The Coccinella septempunctata chromosome X, icCocSept1.1, whole genome shotgun sequence nucleotide sequence TTTGAGAATAGGCCAATCACCAAGTTCTTCTAATAATTTAAGGAGAGGTGAGTTTCCTCGTTCCCTCACTTTGTTCTGATTCATGCATGAGTGGAAAAAATATTTAGCTTTTGTTGTAGCATCCATCGAACTGTTTTGATAGCTATCGATAGTATTATTGAGTAGGTACCCTTTCTCGAATGGTTGATGGTCATATACTTTCAACATTCCTGGTTCCTAAAACAACAATTAGTTTCAATTTGCGTTAAGATTATGTAAAAAATGTACTCACCCCTTTTGAATCATTTTCTAGCAATAATTCACCAAGAACATTATCCAGATTTTCCCTCAGGATTTCGAATGTATCATAAGAATTTCTTTCAGGGGGAATACTATAATAGTTTTTCCAATTTCCGCATGCATATTTATAAAAATCATCACAGGGATTTACCGACTTGTCCATGTAGCGCTTCATGATATTACCTATTAATAAAGATAATCATTTTtcttatcattctcaaaaaataatttaatagtgtatgaataaaaaattgaaaaatatgtaaTTGGGAGTGATTCTCAAAAAGGCGCACTTACTTTGTAATTTTCTGATTTCTGCCTCATTCATTTCGTTTTTCCAAAAAACTTGACTTCTTTCTGTCGAATCACTGGATTTCTTAGTTCCTGCCGCATTTCTCAAAGATTCGAGAAGATTTTTATCCACATTTCTCTTTATTCTTCTATCCTACATATTCGAAAGATTTTTCATCATATAGCTTAATGGAGGATGAAAGAGAAATTTGGGGTACTAAACTAAATATAGTTTATTTTCCTAATTATTGTAAGAAAGgcggaaatatatttttaatacACCTGATCTTTGGATTTATGTTAAAAACCTATCAAAATACCATAACTGGCTGATTTCGTATTTCCAGAAGAATTTTTGTTAAATAATTActaatttgatttgaattttgacGAAAATCCAtactacacgtgtttcgctactGATAACCTTCACACACCTGAAGATGCCATtgtaatagcgaaacacgtgtcgtggtttaagaGCTCATCCCAAAATAGCCAACAGATTTCAGTTAAAAAGAGGGAAATAGAAGGTTTGGCAAAGCAATTCCTTAAACAAGACGTACCTACCTTTATTGGAGCATTGAACCCTTTTCCAAATTTGTAATAATCGAGTCCGTATTCCTGAAAACAGATTTAGATTAATCGTGATACTTTGGAAGACCCCTACTCACCATCTCTCTCAAGAACTTCGTTTCAAGGGTGTCGTAAAGGTGGTCTTGGAGGTTCTCCTCGACGAGAAAAAGATCCACCTGCCCTTTGGGTGGATTAGATATTGGAGctagaaagataggaaaaatCAAAGTcgaggtattttgaaaaaatcaaactcAGAAGGACCTTTTTCGGTTGAAAGATCTTCAGCATCTGCATATTTGGTGATGAAAATGATTACAATAACAAGGGGTAGTAGGATTGCTGGTAAAAAAACTAATCTTTTGAGTTTTTGTTGCCAATCTCCTTGCTGTCCCACGCACCATCTACAAAAGATAATTGTTATAGCTCATCTGTCAGTTATCAATCGATTCGTTCAATTAACACTTACTGGACTCTTCCCGATTCATGATGAACCGCTAGCCGACAAGAACAAAACTTTGGTTTTCTTTCCATTGAAACTTCGCTCAAACCTTATGCCGTGGAATTGACGGCAGTCCAATAATGAATTCGACCTTTATTCAATTTATGAGTGGGTCATTTTGATTTAAACAAGTATTCCTCATAATCTCCCACATAAAATTACTCAAACTCACCTCCAATCCACTCTTGCTTCttcaaaattgatatttcagcaCAGTGACACTTATCCTAATTTTCACTCTGACAATTATTGTCAAAATGATATCGTCATGgatatttttgatatttcctaattttcaaaaaattctcaacTGTATGAAAGAAATAATTTTACACAAAATACTAAGGTCAAGGTGTTCATTTGATTCCACTTTCAGTACAACAGGAGGTTTCGAAAAAGCATTGAAAAGTTATTCTAAGTACCAGATATAATATACTTGAAACGCAGCATAGTTAATTGATCTGCAAATCTGTTATTTCCTCATTGCATGCTCAAAGGCTTCAGCTCATTGTGATTCTGGGGTTTTATTGTTGAAGCTATGTCGTATGAACATCATTTGAGCACTTAGAACAATCGGCAGAAAGCTCTTGGAACACACTAACAATAATAAGAAACGAGGGAGCAATAACTTAGCTGGATTTTTGAAGATAAAATCGAAATGGGAAATTAAATCAGCATTCGTCAAATTGAAGGTGTGAGTCTGCAAATTCAGAGACAACAGGTCTGATAAATACCCTTTGGATGTCCTCATTGTATGGCACAATATTGATCCAGACACGCACTTTCCTGAATAATTTTCTCTTTACCTGATCCGAATCAGGAAAAATCGTAGCTGAAGAAAGTATTTCATTTGGCGGAAGGAACCTTATGTTAAAATACATGTAgaagttaaagactcaccctgtatacatccTATTTAAATCAATTACCAAGCATGCGCAGAAATCTGACaatttctgtttattttttctatgAATGAAGGAAATTTGCGACTCAATGAGCATGCGTATGTGTGGAAATtaaagaaatgaatgaaatgatctGTTAAATATATTCGAGTAAATAAAAGGAAACAGTAGTTATTTGCAATtacttttatatttattttaatatGGAAGCAGAATAGTAGCCAACAATGGATTTTGATAGCCCTGATGTAATGAAAGAATTTCCTGGattgtacggaacagaatcCAGTAAGAAATGTAAAGATGATAGTGACTGTAAGTTCGAATACTATATGTTATACAACGTctataaaaaattgtttttatgacCTAACAGTTAGTGATGAAGCCGCGAAGAATGACTCATTAATTGGCAAGAAAAAGGATAAAAAAGATAAGAAGGATAAGGAAAAAGGATATGCAGCCCTAGAAGGGGAGAGCTCTGGTGATGACAACTCAAAATCTAGGCAAGTTTCGTTCGATAATTGGTGAATTTCGAATATAATCAATTCAGGTGCCAAATATCCTTGTCTCAGAACTTTCCTATAATGGGTTTTTGATACGTTTGTTTTCACTTCGGAGTAAGGTGCTCAAATGCATTTAACGAGTACATAATGGAACCTTTACTCAAATTACAATAGAGAATTGATGACTCGAGTGTAGTTTTTGAAATGACAGTTTTTCTAGGAGTCCTTCTAAATATAAAAAAGCAAAGTCTTTCAAGTTCAGTTCGAAATCCAAAGAAAGGAGGGACAAATCTAAGGAAAAAGATGTTATAGAtaagaagaaagaaaaagacAAGAAGCTTGAAAAAAAAGTAGAGAAAGGAAAATTAGATAAACATAAAAAAGTCAAGAGTGGCGAGGAGTATTGCAGCCTTGCAGGTATCTTGTGACCTCAGACACTATTTATACATGTTAAATTATCACTCTGAAAGCTGTCCAGCCAATATTAAATCTGTGATTTCGATTTTGAATACATGTTTCCTAACATTTACATCTTATGTTTTAGATGCGTTGCCAATATTTGGAGTTAGTTTAGAATTATCTGTAGAAAGGAGCAAATGCCATGATGGTCTAGATATTCCATTGCCTGTGCGGCAGTGTATAGATTATTTGGAAGTAGCAGGAATGTCTTTTGAGGGAATATATAAAGTCAGTGGAACAAAGTCTAAAGTTGTTCAAATCAGAAAAATGTTCAACAATAGGGAAAATGTCAATTTATTCGATTATGATGTACCAACAACTACCAGTCTACTGAAAATGTTTCTGAGGTTATAAATTTATGTTATTATTGTATCAATTCCAATAACAAATTCTGATTGTAGGGATTTACCAGATCCACTTTTCACCAACGATTTGTTGATAAGATTTGAAGAGGCAGGTGCTATTCTGAGTTCTGCAACAAGAGAAAAGCACCTTAGAATTCTTATAGACAATTTACCCcctttgaataaattattattatcctGGCTACTCATTCATTTGGATAATATCAGTTTGAATGTAAGTGTAACATATATTTTAGGGGTTGAAAGTCGTTCATTGGTGTTTAATTTGTAGGAACGAATCAATAAGATGAGTCGGACTAATCTAGGAGCTTCACTCAATCACACTTTTCATGTATCATCAAGACTCCTGACGGCTCTTATTCAGCACAGTAGAGCTTTATTTCCCGAATTAATTCTAACCCGTTATGTACCACCACTAAGTGCTGGATCCCCCCTTCCTTCTACTGCAGAAGATATTCAGAAAGAACTAGAGAAGCAAGAATCCTTATTGAACCAGATTCATATGGAAATGAATTGTGGATGTATAATTAAGCAGAGGGAAGAACTCCTTTGGGAAGTCCAAAGGATTATTACTCAACTGAAGGTATCTTTTGGAATCTATCTTACTTTCTTGCATGATATTTTGGTGAATTAATtggagaaataaaatataaatgaatTGTATACTAATATAATTTTCCAGAGGAAAATGAAGAGCTTTCAAAAGGACAAAGATGTATCACATCATGAGACGATTGAGAAGAACCCTTCCATCGCAACAAAGGAGGAAcatctgaaagaaaaaattgcaAACGAAATATCTTTTCCCTCTGAGTTTGAAATGCCTGATGATTGGAAACCACCTGCAACCCAAACTGAGAATGTTGATTCAGCAGTTTTAGCTCAAAACTTGTTTTCTCTCAAAACTGAACAATTGGTCCAAACTACACCCAAGGTTGAATCGATCTTTGAAACTGATTCTGATGATCGTCACTTTGACAGAGAACAATCAccagagttgaaatttcctCATAAAATtaccgatttcgaaaatttcgaggatGTCGAGCCTGATGAGTTTTTCAAAGTGCAAGATAGTGGGAATCTTATGAATATAGACAAGGCTATCTCTCTCATGAGAATaaagaataattatttattgCAGCTTCGTGCAAATCTTATTAAAGCCATACAGATTGAACACAAAGAAATTGATAATCTCCTAGCccagttgaaaaataaaaaaattattccatctCTTGTGCAACACAGTGAGAATTTGGATAAAGTAATGGAACTTCTTCACAAAGAAAATCAGATTTtgcaaattaaaaaaatcaatctCGTGAGACAGATCATCGAACAACAAGAAATATGTATAGACTACAAAGCAAAAATTGAGCTTCATAGCAGCTTACAAAAATAGTTGGACTGAATAACTAAACTACACCATGACATTGAATTATTTGTTCAAGGTTTCTGTCCAACCCTTACTGACATTGAGGgaaagattatttttttatagccTTTATTTATATGAATAATTGTGATTTGAGATTGTTGAACTATGCAAAATATTGTATGTATGAATATGAGAAAAAACGTAGAACAACTGGCCCCCTTAAGTTTTTTATTGACGCTGTTAACAAtacaaataaattattattatatctcaGGATAGTTGGGACGCTTATTTACTTCACGAGTCTAATATAATCCACAAGTGAAGACTTGAAACGATcctcagattatatttttgagTTTCaattaaatatatatttattatgGTCCACACTGTATATACAAGACCACGGAACACTATCATGGAAAACTATGACATAACCACAGAACATCAAAAGTATTGGTTGTCTATGGTGTATTTTGTGCTCTATGAATATAGAATTCTTCATTCTATGACGTAGGTGCATAGAAAACTTTTACTATCAATGTGTAGATGGCGCTATCTAGAGACAGATCAAAAAATAGAAGAACTCTGTTTTATATGTGATGAACACCTAACCTAAaaaatgaagttttattattgtttttagGTTTGTGTTTTTattgtattcaaaaatttcacataagtAATATCTCCACTTCAGATATCCATACAGTGGCGTAATATCTTTGATTGTATTTTTAGATTTGTTTTCAAGATGGGAATTGAGGGTTGTATCAAAGATATAACCTTCTTACAAACAAAAGGAAATTGTGTCGAGAATCGCCAGATTTTAAATGTTCTAGTTCGTATAATGGAAACGAATAACAATGGCTGTGAAATGATCCTTTCTCTGTTTATTGCTGCTTTGAATTCGTATAAGTCTGGCAAATGTTTGAAACCATTTCCACCAAGTTTTGTTGAGAATGGCATAGAGGATGTAACCGCTCTTGTAAGACGAATTATAAACAAAATTGGCTGTAATCATTTGATTTAATGAATTTCAGAGGGAACTGTGTGATACCATCCCATCCTTAGAAGAGTTTAAGAGCTGCCCTGAAAGTTATTCGAATAAgataaccgatttattttcttGGTTGTTTATCGAAAAAGCCTTTCCTTTACTTGAAGAAGTTCCATTTGTATGTATATAAACTAaaagataatattttttctatgtGTTATTTTGCAGGAAAGTATTGTCCTAAATGAGAATATAGCTAAAAATTTTCAACCTGACTATGTATTCAAAATACATCACTGTGTCAAGAATGATTCATTATTCAGGAGAAGAATAGGTGAAAAAGGAATCATTTCAGGCTTTCATGGGAGTCGAGTGGAGAATTTCTATTCTATATTGAATTTTGGTTTACAGCAACATTTTAGTTCAGAAAAAGTATGTATTGAAAGTGttgtttagaaaaaaaattaatggatTTTTTCAAGGAAACTATTTTTGGGAAAGGAATTTATTTTTCGAGTGAACTTTCAATTAGTGCCCATTTTTCACCATATGGTCAAACATGGAAAAGAAGCAGTTTAGGGAATAGTCACAGCATTATTGCTGTTTGTGATATAATAAATGACATAGACAAAGTTAAATGTAGAGGTAATGTAGaaataaattcaagaaaaagTAACGTCCATGATGAACTTTTTTTTGCAGATTCCATCCATAAGAGGCGTTCAATTAATGCAAATAGTATAGGAGAGATACCAGAGAAGTATATTGTAGTGACTGATAATGAAATGGTTCAGCTGAAATACTTGATGGTCTACAAGAAAAAACTAATAGTtaaatcttttttgaataagaatatttattggATGTCCCTTGTATTATACTTTTTGATGTTGATATTTATAGGATCTAAAGGGAATTTTTGgaggaaaatgatgaattttatATTCTGCGACTTGATTACCTTATGATATATTTTTATCGTCAGAAAGggtttataataaattgaaaaaaaaactttctctACAAATTTAAGATGAATGAAAACAATTGAGTGGTAGATTAGTCACATTAAGCAGAGTCTGTTCTGGAACATACTTTTTAGAATGAGTTATTACAATTTCCATTATTTATCAAACGGTTCAGTGTATGTTGAAGGTAGTTTATTTATCTATAGTAGCAATTTTTAACTGAATTAGTAACAGAAATTGGTCATCAAGTTTAATTCTTCCAAATTCGAGAGGTAGAGTAAATTTTTTGGAATATTATACCTTCTAAGTAGCATTTATGAATACATCTCTGCATAATCACATACTGGATTCGTTATCACTGCATTATGTggctgatacttgatgaaaatccataattaaactatcacaatagcattttCAGGTTTACCTTCACACAAATGAGGAATTATCGAGTTAAGTATAGATACATACCTTTCATTATATTTATCTACGATAAAACTCTTATTTTTATACCTATTCAGTGCTCTCGCCCTGTGTGAGACAATCGATAAAGAATCAATACTATGAAGGTCTTTCAGCCAGGAAAACATCACCAAAGGAACCCTCAACAGCTTTTTCAGGCAGTCACTAATCCAAACCAAGTGCAGCCAAGGTCTCCGGAAGATCTTGAAGGTGattaaaattcattatattAAGTGCATTTTGTTCGTTCTATCGTTCGTTCGTTTTtcgaaagagataaaatttATACATACAACAGCATTAGGTGTTCTGTTTAATCTCCTATACTTTACAAAAGTTCTCGCGGCATCGCACGTTTAAATTTGCGTTTAGCCGCGACGTCTGAAACATGTTTTCTGTAGACAAattgtataaataaataacattGTCAGAAGGGTTTCATAAAAATCATTCAATATGTACTAAAGTACATAGGAATACATTCGATGTTGTACATGTGTTTAGATTGGGAACACATTTGCTTATTATCCCTaccat carries:
- the LOC123321284 gene encoding protein mono-ADP-ribosyltransferase PARP16-like encodes the protein MGIEGCIKDITFLQTKGNCVENRQILNVLVRIMETNNNGCEMILSLFIAALNSYKSGKCLKPFPPSFVENGIEDVTALRELCDTIPSLEEFKSCPESYSNKITDLFSWLFIEKAFPLLEEVPFESIVLNENIAKNFQPDYVFKIHHCVKNDSLFRRRIGEKGIISGFHGSRVENFYSILNFGLQQHFSSEKETIFGKGIYFSSELSISAHFSPYGQTWKRSSLGNSHSIIAVCDIINDIDKVKCRDSIHKRRSINANSIGEIPEKYIVVTDNEMVQLKYLMVYKKKLIVKSFLNKNIYWMSLVLYFLMLIFIGSKGNFWRKMMNFIFCDLITL
- the LOC123321897 gene encoding ralA-binding protein 1-like: MDFDSPDVMKEFPGLYGTESSKKCKDDSDFSDEAAKNDSLIGKKKDKKDKKDKEKGYAALEGESSGDDNSKSRSPSKYKKAKSFKFSSKSKERRDKSKEKDVIDKKKEKDKKLEKKVEKGKLDKHKKVKSGEEYCSLADALPIFGVSLELSVERSKCHDGLDIPLPVRQCIDYLEVAGMSFEGIYKVSGTKSKVVQIRKMFNNRENVNLFDYDVPTTTSLLKMFLRDLPDPLFTNDLLIRFEEAGAILSSATREKHLRILIDNLPPLNKLLLSWLLIHLDNISLNERINKMSRTNLGASLNHTFHVSSRLLTALIQHSRALFPELILTRYVPPLSAGSPLPSTAEDIQKELEKQESLLNQIHMEMNCGCIIKQREELLWEVQRIITQLKRKMKSFQKDKDVSHHETIEKNPSIATKEEHLKEKIANEISFPSEFEMPDDWKPPATQTENVDSAVLAQNLFSLKTEQLVQTTPKVESIFETDSDDRHFDREQSPELKFPHKITDFENFEDVEPDEFFKVQDSGNLMNIDKAISLMRIKNNYLLQLRANLIKAIQIEHKEIDNLLAQLKNKKIIPSLVQHSENLDKVMELLHKENQILQIKKINLVRQIIEQQEICIDYKAKIELHSSLQK